Proteins encoded in a region of the Ralstonia pseudosolanacearum genome:
- the cas7e gene encoding type I-E CRISPR-associated protein Cas7/Cse4/CasC translates to MTRFVQLHALVSYPPANLNRDDLGQPKTARMGGVQRLRVSSQSLKRAWRTSDLFQQQLAGNIGTRTKRLGHDVFEALRAAGVADKQATEWASQVAQVYGKVKKESPIEIEQLVHVAPEERQTLEALAAKLAADKRAPTEDELNALLHDHTAVDIAMFGRMLAAKTEHNEEAAVQVAHAIGVHASAIEDDYFTAVDDLNKDDSGAGHVGEAGFAAAVFYLYVCVDRDRLKQNLGGDDALTQKALRALAQAVLTVGPSGKQNSFASRAYAHFAVAEKGSQQPRSLSLAFVKPVDGNDYAADAVTAFRRVQDNMDKVYGPCADTRCGLDVLAGEGSLPALLDFVAAE, encoded by the coding sequence ATGACGCGTTTCGTTCAACTGCATGCACTGGTGTCCTATCCGCCTGCCAATCTCAACCGGGACGATCTCGGACAGCCCAAGACGGCCAGAATGGGCGGTGTGCAGCGCTTGCGCGTATCGTCGCAGAGCCTGAAGCGGGCATGGCGGACTTCCGATCTGTTTCAACAGCAGTTGGCCGGCAACATCGGCACGCGCACCAAGCGGCTGGGCCACGACGTGTTCGAAGCCTTGAGGGCGGCCGGTGTGGCCGACAAGCAAGCGACGGAATGGGCGTCGCAAGTGGCCCAGGTGTATGGCAAGGTCAAGAAGGAATCGCCGATCGAGATCGAGCAGCTGGTGCACGTGGCGCCGGAAGAGCGGCAGACGCTCGAGGCACTGGCCGCCAAGCTCGCCGCCGACAAGCGGGCTCCCACGGAAGACGAGCTGAACGCGCTGCTGCATGACCATACCGCCGTGGACATCGCCATGTTCGGCCGCATGCTGGCTGCCAAGACCGAGCACAACGAAGAGGCGGCGGTGCAGGTGGCACATGCCATCGGCGTGCATGCCTCGGCCATCGAGGACGACTACTTCACGGCGGTGGATGATCTGAACAAGGACGATTCCGGCGCCGGACACGTCGGTGAAGCGGGATTTGCTGCCGCTGTGTTCTATCTGTACGTGTGCGTCGACCGCGATCGCCTCAAGCAGAACCTGGGTGGTGATGACGCACTCACGCAGAAGGCGCTGCGCGCGCTGGCCCAGGCCGTACTCACGGTGGGCCCCAGCGGCAAGCAGAACAGTTTCGCCAGCCGCGCCTATGCGCATTTCGCCGTGGCGGAGAAGGGTAGCCAGCAGCCGCGCTCGCTGTCGCTGGCCTTCGTCAAGCCTGTGGATGGCAATGACTACGCGGCGGACGCCGTGACGGCATTCAGACGCGTGCAAGACAACATGGACAAGGTGTATGGCCCCTGCGCGGATACGCGCTGCGGTCTGGATGTGCTGGCGGGCGAAGGAAGCCTGCCGGCCTTGCTGGACTTCGTTGCAGCGGAGTAG